Below is a genomic region from Miscanthus floridulus cultivar M001 chromosome 1, ASM1932011v1, whole genome shotgun sequence.
CTACCTTCACCAGCCATTTCAGACTTCAAACACTCCTTTTATGAACCAACATCTCAAATCCCAGCATCTTACAAGTGCACTTTGCACTCCTAAAACAATGCCTACTTGGAGAACACAAACCATGGATTGCACCAGGCAGCATCTACATCTACATATGACTAATTGCGTAATGCATAAAAAACATTGCAGAAGAAAATAATCCTGTGCCTTTACACCACTCATGTCTGAACACTCTTAACATCCAGGGTTTGCACTCTACATTTTCAGTTAATTTTTCCAAGCAAAGATGCAGACGCACTAGCAGCACACAATTAGCTGCGAATATATGAGAGGACCGGGACGCCCACACAAGCAAAGATGCAAGGGTACGAGAGACATACTGTAACCCATGACGCGGCCGCCAGGGTTGACGGCGGCGTGGAAGTAGTCGGGCCAGCGCGCCAGGTACGTCATGTAGAACGACATGTTGAACTGCGGCGACCGAATCGTGAGATCAGAGAGGGGATGCGCTCGTATAAAGGAAAGAGAGGGGAGACGCGTCGGTGGCGCACCGTTTCGGTGAGGTGGTCCAGGTTGACGGAGGCGAAGCGGAGGAGGTCGTCGCAGCAGAACCGGCGGATCGTCGTCATGCTTCCTTCTCTCCTCGCTTCTCTCTCTTCTCGGGGCGGCGGCGAGCGGGGCCGGCTCGGCGGGTGGGGGCGGCGCTCTATCCGGATTCGTCGTGACTCTCTCTCGCTCGTCGGATTGCGGCGGTCGGTCGGGCCTAGAAGCTCCGGTGTTGAAGGGTGAAGACGGCCAGGCCCATGTGGAATTTGGATGGAGCAATTGAGCCCATGTGGAATGAAATGCCCGTCCAGGACCACTTAAAATTTGGATGGACCAAATGAGCCCAAACCCAAccgcgaggaggaagaggagcacCACGCAGTGGCTAGGCAGCTCTCCGACACCACACGGCCCTCCCGCTcgagtccgccgccgccgcgccagaCCTCCCATTTCGTCACCCGACTCCATCCACGCGTCCCCAACGCCAGCCACAGCACGGGTCTCTCAAAGCCATGGACTCGCGCGCCGTAGACGGCGCAGGCGGGGGTCCCGACGCCTCCTCCCCGGCCGATCCGCCGAGCCCCGAGGCCGATCCGGCCGCGGGCGCGATGGACGCGTGCCTCCCGGCGGACCTGCTTCGCGCCGTGCTGCAGAGGCTGCCGCCGATCGACCTCGCGCGGTCCGCCTGCGTCTGCCGCGCGTGGCGCGCGGTTGCCTCCGACCGCGCCGTGCTCGAGGCCGCCTTCTGCGCGCCCTGGGGCGTGCGGCGCGTCGTGGGCGAGCCGGCGACGGGGGCCTTCTGGCGAGCCGCCTCCCTCGGGAGATTCGCGCTGTCGCATGCCGTCCGCCGCGGG
It encodes:
- the LOC136549658 gene encoding uncharacterized protein isoform X1, with amino-acid sequence MESGDEMGGLARRRRTRAGGPCGVGELPSHCVVLLFLLAVGFGLIWSIQILSGPGRAFHSTWAQLLHPNSTWAWPSSPFNTGASRPDRPPQSDERERVTTNPDRAPPPPAEPAPLAAAPRRERSEERRKHDDDPPVLLRRPPPLRLRQPGPPHRNVQHVVLHDVPGALARLLPRRRQPWRPRHGLQDKAYFVDLFVRASNMPAIRMYEKLGYVVYRRVLRYYSGEEDGLDMRKALSQDVEKKSIIPLKRPITPDELEYD